A single genomic interval of Littorina saxatilis isolate snail1 linkage group LG17, US_GU_Lsax_2.0, whole genome shotgun sequence harbors:
- the LOC138952743 gene encoding mannan endo-1,4-beta-mannosidase-like isoform X1 — translation MSTVITFLLFGPLACCLVEAGSKLAITVNKTRFYIGNERFFLSGANTAWVNYGADFGNNQYEQSRQEFLYLLSNISDAGGNSMRTWVHVDGHTSPHFNSTGYVIGLDKDGTFLADFGRYLDDARARNILVFATLWNGAVVNPQNGSLLEGLITDESKLQSYIDHALIPWVTAVKNHPAMGGWEIINEMEGLLITGERSHEPCFDTRFLVGSTAGFAGERNHLKDLLRFLNWQTDAIRSVDPQALVTSGSWRQWSQSGALGGRNLYSDHCLLKAGGRPQGTLTFYSTHVYAILDLFFWPDAAFKHVMTDYELDKPLVLAEFSQAGGARMTITDQFLWAYQKGSVRQRYSGAWSWQSVSSGGASDTLKTQVKGIHSLKGSNNQTQGGRIAIHIQKTKSSWFVSRLLQWMISWFG, via the exons ATGTCAACAGTgataacatttttgttgttcGGGCCTTTGGCGTGCTGTTTGGTTGAAG CAGGAAGCAAGTTGGCGATCACAGTGAACAAGACGAGGTTTTATATTGGAAATGAACGCTTTTTCCTGTCGGGCGCCAACACTGCCTGGGTTAACTATGGGGCGGATTTCGGCAATAACCAGTATGAGCAGTCCCGTCAGGAGTTCCTGTATCTTCTTTCCAACATCAGCGATGCTGGAGGAAACTCCATGA GAACGTGGGTACACGTGGACGGACACACCTCGCCTCACTTCAACTCCACTGGCTACGTCATCGGTTTGGACAAAGATGGCACGTTCCTGGCAGACTTCGGGCGTTACCTTGACGACGCACGTGCCAGGAACATCCTGGTCTTTGCAACACTCTGGAACGGAGCTGTGGTCAACCCTCAAAACGGCAG TTTGCTTGAGGGGCTCATCACCGACGAATCCAAACTTCAGTCGTACATAGACCACGCCCTGATCCCCTGGGTGACGGCCGTGAAGAACCATCCCGCCATGGGTGGCTGGGAGATCATCAACGAGATGGAAGGACTGCTCATCACTGGTGAGAGAAGCCACGAGCCTTGCTTCGATACCAGGTTTCTCGTGGGTTCCACTGCTGGTTTTGCTGGAGAACGGAACCATCTGAAAGATCTCCTTAG GTTCCTCAACTGGCAGACAGACGCCATACGGAGCGTTGATCCCCAGGCCCTGGTGACGTCAGGCTCGTGGAGACAGTGGTCACAGTCAGGGGCCTTGGGAGGCCGGAATCTCTACAGCGACCACTGTCTTCTCAAAGCGGGCGGCAGGCCACAG GGTACGCTGACGTTCTACTCGACTCACGTGTACGCAATTCTGGACCTCTTCTTTTGGCCCGACGCTGCTTTCAAG CACGTGATGACGGACTACGAGCTGGACAAACCCTTGGTGCTGGCAGAGTTCAGCCAGGCGGGAGGGGCACGGATGACCATCACTGACCAGTTCCTCTGGGCATATCAAAAAGGGTCAGTAAGACAAAG ATACTCGGGTGCTTGGAGCTGGCAATCGGTTAGTTCGGGTGGCGCCTCGGACACCCTGAAGACCCAGGTGAAAGGCATCCACTCCCTGAAGGGCAGCAACAACCAGACCCAGGGAGGGAGAATAGCTATTCACATCCAGAAGACGAAAAGCTCATGGTTTGTTTCGAGGTTACTGCAGTGGATGATTAGCTGGTTTGGGTGA
- the LOC138952743 gene encoding mannan endo-1,4-beta-mannosidase-like isoform X2 codes for MSTVITFLLFGPLACCLVEGSKLAITVNKTRFYIGNERFFLSGANTAWVNYGADFGNNQYEQSRQEFLYLLSNISDAGGNSMRTWVHVDGHTSPHFNSTGYVIGLDKDGTFLADFGRYLDDARARNILVFATLWNGAVVNPQNGSLLEGLITDESKLQSYIDHALIPWVTAVKNHPAMGGWEIINEMEGLLITGERSHEPCFDTRFLVGSTAGFAGERNHLKDLLRFLNWQTDAIRSVDPQALVTSGSWRQWSQSGALGGRNLYSDHCLLKAGGRPQGTLTFYSTHVYAILDLFFWPDAAFKHVMTDYELDKPLVLAEFSQAGGARMTITDQFLWAYQKGSVRQRYSGAWSWQSVSSGGASDTLKTQVKGIHSLKGSNNQTQGGRIAIHIQKTKSSWFVSRLLQWMISWFG; via the exons ATGTCAACAGTgataacatttttgttgttcGGGCCTTTGGCGTGCTGTTTGGTTGAAG GAAGCAAGTTGGCGATCACAGTGAACAAGACGAGGTTTTATATTGGAAATGAACGCTTTTTCCTGTCGGGCGCCAACACTGCCTGGGTTAACTATGGGGCGGATTTCGGCAATAACCAGTATGAGCAGTCCCGTCAGGAGTTCCTGTATCTTCTTTCCAACATCAGCGATGCTGGAGGAAACTCCATGA GAACGTGGGTACACGTGGACGGACACACCTCGCCTCACTTCAACTCCACTGGCTACGTCATCGGTTTGGACAAAGATGGCACGTTCCTGGCAGACTTCGGGCGTTACCTTGACGACGCACGTGCCAGGAACATCCTGGTCTTTGCAACACTCTGGAACGGAGCTGTGGTCAACCCTCAAAACGGCAG TTTGCTTGAGGGGCTCATCACCGACGAATCCAAACTTCAGTCGTACATAGACCACGCCCTGATCCCCTGGGTGACGGCCGTGAAGAACCATCCCGCCATGGGTGGCTGGGAGATCATCAACGAGATGGAAGGACTGCTCATCACTGGTGAGAGAAGCCACGAGCCTTGCTTCGATACCAGGTTTCTCGTGGGTTCCACTGCTGGTTTTGCTGGAGAACGGAACCATCTGAAAGATCTCCTTAG GTTCCTCAACTGGCAGACAGACGCCATACGGAGCGTTGATCCCCAGGCCCTGGTGACGTCAGGCTCGTGGAGACAGTGGTCACAGTCAGGGGCCTTGGGAGGCCGGAATCTCTACAGCGACCACTGTCTTCTCAAAGCGGGCGGCAGGCCACAG GGTACGCTGACGTTCTACTCGACTCACGTGTACGCAATTCTGGACCTCTTCTTTTGGCCCGACGCTGCTTTCAAG CACGTGATGACGGACTACGAGCTGGACAAACCCTTGGTGCTGGCAGAGTTCAGCCAGGCGGGAGGGGCACGGATGACCATCACTGACCAGTTCCTCTGGGCATATCAAAAAGGGTCAGTAAGACAAAG ATACTCGGGTGCTTGGAGCTGGCAATCGGTTAGTTCGGGTGGCGCCTCGGACACCCTGAAGACCCAGGTGAAAGGCATCCACTCCCTGAAGGGCAGCAACAACCAGACCCAGGGAGGGAGAATAGCTATTCACATCCAGAAGACGAAAAGCTCATGGTTTGTTTCGAGGTTACTGCAGTGGATGATTAGCTGGTTTGGGTGA
- the LOC138952743 gene encoding mannan endo-1,4-beta-mannosidase-like isoform X3, giving the protein MSTVITFLLFGPLACCLVEAGSKLAITVNKTRFYIGNERFFLSGANTAWVNYGADFGNNQYEQSRQEFLYLLSNISDAGGNSMRTWVHVDGHTSPHFNSTGYVIGLDKDGTFLADFGRYLDDARARNILVFATLWNGAVVNPQNGSLLEGLITDESKLQSYIDHALIPWVTAVKNHPAMGGWEIINEMEGLLITGERSHEPCFDTRFLVGSTAGFAGERNHLKDLLRFLNWQTDAIRSVDPQALVTSGSWRQWSQSGALGGRNLYSDHCLLKAGGRPQGTLTFYSTHVYAILDLFFWPDAAFKHVMTDYELDKPLVLAEFSQAGGARMTITDQFLWAYQKGYSGAWSWQSVSSGGASDTLKTQVKGIHSLKGSNNQTQGGRIAIHIQKTKSSWFVSRLLQWMISWFG; this is encoded by the exons ATGTCAACAGTgataacatttttgttgttcGGGCCTTTGGCGTGCTGTTTGGTTGAAG CAGGAAGCAAGTTGGCGATCACAGTGAACAAGACGAGGTTTTATATTGGAAATGAACGCTTTTTCCTGTCGGGCGCCAACACTGCCTGGGTTAACTATGGGGCGGATTTCGGCAATAACCAGTATGAGCAGTCCCGTCAGGAGTTCCTGTATCTTCTTTCCAACATCAGCGATGCTGGAGGAAACTCCATGA GAACGTGGGTACACGTGGACGGACACACCTCGCCTCACTTCAACTCCACTGGCTACGTCATCGGTTTGGACAAAGATGGCACGTTCCTGGCAGACTTCGGGCGTTACCTTGACGACGCACGTGCCAGGAACATCCTGGTCTTTGCAACACTCTGGAACGGAGCTGTGGTCAACCCTCAAAACGGCAG TTTGCTTGAGGGGCTCATCACCGACGAATCCAAACTTCAGTCGTACATAGACCACGCCCTGATCCCCTGGGTGACGGCCGTGAAGAACCATCCCGCCATGGGTGGCTGGGAGATCATCAACGAGATGGAAGGACTGCTCATCACTGGTGAGAGAAGCCACGAGCCTTGCTTCGATACCAGGTTTCTCGTGGGTTCCACTGCTGGTTTTGCTGGAGAACGGAACCATCTGAAAGATCTCCTTAG GTTCCTCAACTGGCAGACAGACGCCATACGGAGCGTTGATCCCCAGGCCCTGGTGACGTCAGGCTCGTGGAGACAGTGGTCACAGTCAGGGGCCTTGGGAGGCCGGAATCTCTACAGCGACCACTGTCTTCTCAAAGCGGGCGGCAGGCCACAG GGTACGCTGACGTTCTACTCGACTCACGTGTACGCAATTCTGGACCTCTTCTTTTGGCCCGACGCTGCTTTCAAG CACGTGATGACGGACTACGAGCTGGACAAACCCTTGGTGCTGGCAGAGTTCAGCCAGGCGGGAGGGGCACGGATGACCATCACTGACCAGTTCCTCTGGGCATATCAAAAAGG ATACTCGGGTGCTTGGAGCTGGCAATCGGTTAGTTCGGGTGGCGCCTCGGACACCCTGAAGACCCAGGTGAAAGGCATCCACTCCCTGAAGGGCAGCAACAACCAGACCCAGGGAGGGAGAATAGCTATTCACATCCAGAAGACGAAAAGCTCATGGTTTGTTTCGAGGTTACTGCAGTGGATGATTAGCTGGTTTGGGTGA